CGCTCAGCACCAGCGGCGGAACCACTGCCAGCAGCAGCGCTGTTATCACTACAACCGGCGTATAGGCACGGGCGAATTTGGTGATGAAATTCTCTGTCTTCGCTTTGTTATTCGTAGCATTCTGCACCAGCTCCAGAATCTGCGAGACTGCGGATTCTCCGAAGTCCTTGGTCACTTCAATGGTAATCACGCCATTGCGGTTAATGAATCCGCTCAGCACCTGGCTTCCCGGCTGTGTCGAGCGGGGAACCGATTCTCCGGTCAGCGCCGAGGTATCCATCATCGCGCTGCCCTCAAGAATAATCCCGTCCAGCGGCACCTTCTCGCCGGGCTTAACCACGATGCTGTCCCCTACTCTAACCTCTTCCGGGGACACCTTGCGCAGATTATTGCCTTCCTTCAGATAAGCGAACTCCGGCCGGATATCCATCAGCGCTGTAATCGAACGGCGCGAACGGTTCACAGCCATTCCCTGGAACAGCTCACCCACCTGATAGAAGAGCATAACCGCGACGCCTTCAGGATATTCGCCGATAGCGAAGGCACCGATGGTAGCCAGGGCCATCAGGAAGTTCTCATCGAACACCTGGCCTCTTACAATATTCCGGGCAGCGGAGAAAACAACCTCCCCCCCGACAATCAGATAGGCTGCCAGGAAGATCAGCAGCTCGGTGATCCCGCTGACCGGCAGGAACATCCCGGCAGCAGCCAGAATGGCACCGCCGCCCAGCCGCATCAGGATGCGGCGCGTATCGCCCTCCCCATGCTCGTGGCTGTGTCCGTGGCCATGGGAATCCTCATGACTGTGGCTGTGCTCAGCAGCATGTGAATGCTGGTGCCCGTGTTCATGGGAATGCCCTTCTCCGCGGGCATGCTCATGACCGTGCGGTTCAGGATGGTTATGAACATGCCCCTGTCCTTGAACCGCTGTGCTGCGCACCTGAGCTGCTCCCTCCGCAGACAAGGACTTCTTAACAGCCCGCGAAGCTTGAACCGCGCGCGGCTTCACATGCGGCTCCAGCTTGGTTACCGTCTGCTCAGCCTGCTGGGCGATCTCATCCGCAGCAGCAGCGGTTGTCTCCAATGTCATGGTCTTGGTGGCGAAGTTGACGGAGCAGGAGGACACACCTTCAATCTTCTTGACCTTATTCTCGATCTTCATTGCGCAATTCGCGCAGTCCAGCCCATCCAGTACCCATTTCCGCTTCACATTGTCTTCTACCGTACTCAAATGACTCATCTCCCTTGATTGTTCCTATATATGAGTATTTGTTCATATGTTAACTTACACCTATTATATTCCCCTGAATCATACAGTGTCAATGCATTCAGCCCACAGATTACGGCTAATTATGTACTGTGAAGAATATGATGCCGATGGAGTTATTTTGGGCAAACTGTTCGTATCTTACTTATAAAATGAGCTTAAAAATGAGAAAAAGAAAAGCTTGTAATTCGTTTGCGGCAGTTATAATATTAACATATGAGCAATCATTCATATGTTAACTGAAGCGAGGTCCTATCTAATGAACAATTCTAATATCAATTCACACACTCACTCACACACTGGAACACATGCCCACTCGCACTCTGACGGGCATTCGCACTCCCATTCACATTCCCACGCACCTGATAATAAAAAGGGCCTGCTGATCGCCTTAATTATCACCGGCGGCATTATGTTCCTTGAGTTCTTCGGCGGCCTGTTTACGGGAAGTCTGGCTCTTTTGTCCGACTCCGGCCATATGCTCAGCGACACCGCCTCCCTTGCCCTTAGCCTTGTGGCAATGATTATCGCAGTGAAGCCGGCATCCTCCAAGAACTCCTACGGCTTCCACCGGTTCGAGATCATGGCAGCCTTGTTCAACGGGGTGACCCTGTTCGTCATTGCCGGATTCATTATGTATGAAGCTTTCCAGCGCTTCTCCGCCCCTCCGGCGGTAGCCAGCGGAACGATGATGTTAATTGCCAGTGTCGGATTGCTGGCCAATCTCGTCAGCGCCTGGTCGCTGATGCGCAAAAGCGGGGCTAAAGACAACATCAATATCCGCAGCGCTTACCTGCATGTCATCAGCGATGCTCTCGGCTCCGTCGGTGCGCTGGCGGCCGGTCTGATCATGAACCTGTTCTCCTGGTATGTTGCAGACCCTATCATCAGTGTACTGGTTGCCCTGCTGATCCTGCGCAGCGCCTGGGGTGTCATCAAGCAGGCCTTCCATATTCTTATGGAAGGAGCTCCGCTTAGCGTGAATGCCGAAGATGTCGAGAAGGCGCTACTGGGCATTGAAGGGGTTCAGGATGTACATGATCTGCATATCTGGACCATCACCTCCGGCATGGATGCCCTCAGTGGTCATCTGCTGATTAGAGACGGAGTGAATACGGAGCAGGTGCTGCAGCAGGCACTTCAATTAGTGGAAGAGCATTTCGGCATCCGGCACACCACATTGCAGCTTGAGAATTCCGTTGTGAAGCACGGTCAGCTTCCGGTCTGAGGAAGAGGAGGTAAGCGGGTAAGGGTAAGGGAGTCTGTGCGTCGGAGGGAGTCCGGGAGAGTTCGAGGAATTTTGAGGGAATCCGAGAAAAACCTAACGATTCTGTAGGCCTGCCGAATGTATGCTGTTTTTCGCATACATTCGAACCACTTGGATGGCGTAAAGTAAGTTGTGTACCAAGATTTGGAGTCTAGTCAGACACCAAAAAAGTAGGGTATCCTCGGGATTGCGAAACCACCAAGGAGGAACCCTACCAATGAGTATTTTACCCGAAAGTTCTCTGAATAATCTATTTGAAAAACTTGTTAAAGATTTTGTGAAAGACAACATGGAACGCCTGTTGCGCGCCGAAATCCAGGGGTTTATGGACAGTGAAGAAGCCGGTGCCAGCAATAGTCGCAATGGCTACTATACGCGAGACTTACACACGAAATACGGCCATATCGAGGATCTTCAGGTGCCCCGGGACCGCCAAAGCCTTTTCCAGACGCAGATGTTTGAGCCGTACCAGCGGCGGGACGGATGGTTAGAAGAGGCCGTCATCCAAATGTACAAATCGGGCATGGGTACGCGGGATGTGGCCCGGTTCATTGAAAGTATGTTTGGCAGCCACTACTCCCCCACCACGGTCAGCAATATTACGGCTACGGTGCTGGACGATATCCACCAGTGGCAGAAACGGCCCCTGAGCAAACGGTACTCCGTGATCTACTTGGATGGGCTGTACGTGAAGCTGAAACGGGGCACGGTCCGTGGCGAAGTGGTCTACTTTGCGATGGGGATTGACGAGGAGGGACAGCGTCAAATTCTCGGGTTTTACGTGGGCGGCCAAGAGAGTTCGAATGGCTGGCGGGAGGTACTCAAAGACCTGTACGACCGCGGAGCGCAGGAAGTCCTGCTGGGTGTGTTTGACGGACTACCGGGGCTGGATGCGGCGTTTAAAGAGACCTATCCTCAGGCAGATGTACAGCATTGCGTAGTGCACAAAGTGCGGGCCACGTTCCCTAAAATCCGGATGGAGCACAAAACTGATGTCCTTGAAGCGTTGAAAACCGTATATACCGCACCGGATGAAGTGGTAGCCCGGGCTAACTTTGATACGGTCAAAGCGAAGTGGAACAAGCTATATCCGAAGGAAATGAGGTCCTGGGAGGAACAGTTATCCACACTCCTGACGTTCTACAAGTATCCGGAATCGATCCGTAAAGCGATCTACACGTCGAACCCCATCGAACGGATGAACAAGGAAATCCGCAAGCGTCTGAAACCGATGAACAGTCTGACGAACATGGATGCGGCAGAGAAAATCGTGTACCTGGAGATGCTGGAATACAATGAACGTCATGCAGGGCGGGTCGCCCAAGGCTTTGGCATGGATGCCGTTAAAAAGAAGCTAAAAGAGCTATTCGAAACACGCTATCCCTCTTTGCCCACACCGGAAGAGACATAGCAGAGAAATCCAGTTTCTGGGGGTCGGGGTTCCCCCTCCCCCCAGAAACACTACACCCCAACCCGTAACCCCGGGGAGGTACTTCTACTCTCTTACACAAACTTCTTGACGCTACCACCACTTGCCCTCACGACCACCGATTGTATGCTGTTTTCCACATATATTCGGCCACTTGCCCTCACGACCACCGATTGTATGCTGTTTTCCACATATATTTTGAACACATGCCCTCGCACTGGCACATGTATGCGGATTATCGTACATCATAACTTATAAAAGGGCTGCCCCATGCCATTACCTGGCTTGGGGACAGCCCTTTTTCCTGACCTAACGATCTATTCATGCCGGATATGCTCATGGGTCTGCAGGAAGATCTGCTCCACATGTGCATCATTCAGCGAATAATATACGGTCTTGCCTTCCTTGCGGCGCTTCACAATCCGCAGATTGCGCAGATAGCGGAGCTGATGGGAGACTGCCGACTGTCCCATATCCAGTATGGAGGACAAATCATGCACACATAGCTCCTGCTGGGATAAAGCGTAGATCAGCCGAACTCTTGTCGGATCACCCAGTGCCTTGAACATTTCTGCCATCTTATCTGTAGTCTCACGGTCCGGCAGAATCAAGGCCATAGATTCCGGTTCCAGTTCGGAACCATTACAGGTGTTGTCGCATTCTTCGAGTGCCGCTGGTTCCATGCTCCCGCCCTCCTCCATATGCTCATCCGGCATCACCGGCGCTTAATAGTATCTTCTACGATTAATTATAGAAAAAATAGCGTCCAATGTCCATGGAGAAGGGAATCTTATACCGCCTTACGCCAAAAAGCGATCAGGCCAGCACCCAGGAACAGAAGCAGGCTGCCCGACACGACAATCATCAGGCTCTCCAGCGGCAGGTTGAAGGCGCCGAACCGTTCTTCGCCGAAGGGGGACATGGCCAGCATCGGTTGTACCCATGGGTAATAAGGGCCGTAGGTGGCGGAATTGGCAATCAGTATATTGGGAATGGTGAAGCAGACATTCAGCGCCAGCGGAGCGCCGAAGCTGCTCCAGCCCTGGGATACCGCCAGTTGCAGGGCGGCCAGCGGCAGGCAGGCGAACCAGCCTCCGAACAGACTGCTCAGCAGCAGCCCCCAGGGAACTCCCCCTTCTGCGCCCCGATACCATCCGATTCCCAGAACCCCTCCAACAAACAGCAGTTGTACCGCACCCAATAGCCCTATTATCAGTACATATTTGGCAAAGTATACTGAAGTCCGCGTCACCGGGAGCGCCAGAAGCTGCTTCCAGCCGCCGTCACTATGCTCATTGCGGCAGATTAAGGCCGCGAAGAGTCCTGAGAGCACCGGAAGAAACAGCAGCGCATGCAGCGTTGACATCGTGCTTAGCAGAACCTGCCAGGTGATTGTCTGATTTCCCGGCATGTCCGAAAGTTCACCAATCGGCAGGGAGACCAGCGGACTGAGCAGAATCAACAGCCAGGTGCGGAATCCGGCTATCTTCAGACACTCCGCAGAGATCATTCGCAGAAACGTCCGCATGTTCAGTCCACATCCTTTCGCGCGAAATGTACGGCTCCAGGCAGGATTACCAGGAATCCAAGCAACAGGCCGGCTCCGCTGAACAGCCATGGACGCGGATCACTCCAAGCAAATTCCGGCCAGGAGAGCGGGAACCACTGCGTGAAGTATGAGCCGAACGGGCTGACCAGCGACAAGGTCAATCCCACCGATACCGGAAGGGTCTGGTTCCGGCTGGTTAGAGACAGCCACAACTGGAGTGCAATGATCGGCATGGCCGCAGCATAAGCGGCGAAGCCCATCCGCAGGACATCCGCAAGCGGTATCTGCTGAGTGCCGAATCCTAGCAGCAGCCCGAGAATGACAGTCCCCGCCGACAGCAGCAGGCAGGACACGATAAGCAGCAGCAGGCAGAGCAGCAGCTTCGCTATGAACACAGCCGTACGGGAGACAGGCAGCGCCAGCAGCTGCTTCCAGGCGCTGGTCTGATGCTCGACATTCGCAATCAGTGAGCAGATCAGTGTGCCTCCAAGATAGAGGGCAATCGGTACGAAGGGTATGACCTCACTGAGCAGGCCACCCCACAGGTCTTCCCGGTACTGCCCGCGAAGATAGTCATAGCGGAGGCCGAAATTCAGCCCCTGCATGGCGATAAGACCCAGCGGGCCGAGGAAGGCGAGGAACCATATGCCTTTGCCACGGATCTTAAGCCAGTCCGCTGACAGCGCACGCCACATCATAGCTCCCCTCCCCCGACCACCTGCAGGAAGAATTCCTCCAGAGATTGCCTGTGCTCCTCTACCCTGTAGATCGCGTGTCCCTCCTCGACCAGCTCTTTGACCAGCAGCGATACTCGCGCATCACTCATCCGGGGCAGGACCAGCCGGCCCTCCTGCAGCTCGCCGCCGCAGCCGCGCCGCACCGCTGTCATCAGCGCAGTCTCCGGCTCGGATAACGCCAGGCGGAGATGGCCCGCCGCCTGCTGCTGGAGATGGGCAATGGTATCCTGATAGACCATCTGTCCCTCGCGGATAATGCCGACCGTACCGGCCATCTGCTCAATCTCGCTCAGCAGATGGCTGGATACCAGCACCGTAATCCCCTGCTCTTCAGGCAGCCGCTTAATCAGGGAGCGGATCTCCTGTATGCCTGACGGGTCCAGCCCGTTGGTCGGCTCATCGAGAATAAGCAGCTCCGGGCTGCCCAGCAGGGCTGCCGCAATCCCCAGCCGCTGCTTCATGCCCAGCGAGAAGCCCTTGACCGGCCGCGTCTCCTCCCCGGTAAGCGAGACGATCTCCAGCACCTCGGCAATGCGCACCTTCGGCACAGCCAGAATGCGGCGGATCGCTTCCAGGTTGTCCCATGCACTCAGATGTCCGTAGTAGGACGGCGATTCCACCAGCGAGCCTACCTTGCGCAGAATCTGCATCCGGTTCGCACGCAGCTCCTTGCCGAAGATTTCAATGCTGCCGGAGGTCGGCTTGATCAGACCGAGCAGCATGCGGATGGTTGTTGTTTTGCCGGCACCGTTCGGTCCGAGGAAACCGTAGATTTCCCCTTTGGTGATATTGAGATTCAGGTTCTTCACAGCCGCACGGCCGCGGTATTCCTTAAGCAGATTTCTTGTCTCTATCACTGTATCTTTCATATTCTCTTCACCTCGGTAACAGCATAACGCCCCAAGGTTAAAAGCACGGAGGCAGCAAGTTTAAATTTCGTTTAAATTGTTCAGGCGTTCCGCTTCCAGATTACAACCTCGGTCCCCTTCGCTATGCTCTCCATGCTCCATTCCAGGTCCATCCGCTTCAGCAGCAGATCGACAATCGACAGGCCCAGGCCTGCTCCTGCGGAGTCAGTGCTCTGCGCAAGACCACCGCCGTGATCCGAGATAATAATCACCCGGTTGCCATCACGGATCTCCGTAAGTATTCCTACATATAACCCGCTGCGTGCATGACGCAGAATATTCTGGAACAGATTGTCCAGCACTCTGCGGAACCAGCTGTCATCGATTTCCCAGTACAGCGGCGCTCCTTCGAGATCAATATCGATCCGATACCCCTCCCTCTCCCACACCGGATACCAGGCGGCAGCGCTCTCCCGCACCAGTCTCAGCACATCCCGGCGCTCCAGATGCAGCGTAATGCGTCCGCTGTTCAGCAGATTGTAGGACAGCAGATTCTCAATCAGGATGCCAAGGCTCTCAATCCGCTGATCCATCAGCTTAAGGGAGGACTGACCGTGCGGAGACAACGGCTCCTTGCCCAGTACATGGAGGTGGCTGCGAATAACGGTAAGCGGAGTCCGCAGATCATGCGACAGATCGGCCACCAGCCGTTTGCGCAGCGCCTCTTCTTCCGCCTCCCGGGCACGGCCTGCCTTAAGCTCCGTCACCATGGTATTGAAGGCTTCCTCCAGATGCCCGATCTCATCCGGCTTCCCCGGCGGAACAATCTGCGGCAAGCCCTCCTGACCGGTGAACACCATAGCGGTCTGCAGCCGCAGCAGCCTTCTGCGGATCATGATGAAGAAGAACCAGGAGCTGGTAATGAACAGCAGGAAGAACACCAGCATGGCAATCGTATACCATTTATCCAGCCCTGCGGTATATTTGCTCTTCGTAATATCCTCAGGCAGCTGCATCACCATGAAGCCCTCTGCGGCCTCTGCCCGGTCTCCAATAAAAGCGACAATAGCCAGCGGCTTCAGCGCCGCACTGTCCTTCATGAAGGCTACCGCTTCAGCGGCGCTCCACTGGGCGGGAATAGCCGGAGCCTCTCCCGTCAAGAGCAGCGGCGGTCCTGAAGGCTCGGTCACCAGCTGTGTTTCCCCCGCAGGATCGACCCAGAATATTCTCGACAGCGGATAGGCTTCACTTAAGGCCAACAGCCGGCGGTTGATATCCTCAGGAGGCTGGTCAAGGAGCTTGCGGGCTTCCTCATGCCACATCCTCTCCAGCTTATCTATCCTGGAATACTGCTCATACGCCTTGGGTGGACTTGTATGAGTAATCCCCCCAAAGATGCTGTACACGGCAATCGTCAGCGGAATAACAACGGGCACGAACAGCAGTGCAGCTACGATAATGAGCAGATAACGAAAAAGCAGCGAGCGGTGCAGCAGTTGGAAGCGCCCCGCCCCTTTCACCCTCTCACCCGGTAGCCGATCCCCCGGACCGTCTCAATAATCTCCGGCGCGGCCGGATCAAGCTCCAGCTTCTCGCGCAGATAACGGATATGTACCATCAGCGTCTTGTCGCCTTCAATGTAGCTCTCCCCCCAGACCGCCTCATAGATCTGCTCCTTAGTCAGAATCTGGCCCAGATGCCGCAGCAGATAAGAGAAGATCTGAAACTGCTTGCCGGTAAGCATAATCTCCCGTCCGGTTGCAGCTTCCGTAACTACACTGCTTCCCGGCCGGACGACCAGATGCTTGAGCGTCAGTTGAGCGGGCGCGGCTGCGCCGCTTCTTCTCAGCAGAACCTCGATTCTCGCCGCCAGCTCATCGGGATGAAACGGCTTGGTCAGATAATCATCGGCGAAGTCCAGCCCCTGAAGCTTATCGTCAATGGAAGTGCGGGCCGAGAGCATCAGAACCGGCAGCTCCGGATAGGCCCGCTTCAGCCGCCGACCGACGGTGAAGCCGTCCAGACCCGGCAGCATCACATCCAGAATCGCAAGCTGGCAGCCCTCTGCGGCTTCAAGCGCCCCGTCTCCGCTCTCCAGCCAGCGCACAGCATATTCCCGTTCCCGCAGATCAGCCGCCAAGGCACTGCCGATCTCCCGGTCATCTTCTACGTACAATAGGGTTACACTCACGTTGTTCTCCATCCTTTCTTCCTTCCAAATGGAATCACAAATCCCCGGATACCAGCAGTCTTGAGGTCTGCCGGTATCCGGGGAGAATGATCCTTGCTGTTCAGGCCGTAATTCCGAACCGTCCCGGCGGCTTATCCTCCGGCAGCCCGAATAGATAGCCTTGTCCCAGATCCATGCCTAGATCACGGCAGACCAGGAATTCCTCACGGCGTTCTATGCCTTCGGCCAGCAGGCTTGCACCGAATTCTCCAGCCCTGGAGATAATCTCCCTAAGAATCCGCTGCTTCCCTTCATCCCGGTCACAGAAGCTGATTAGACTGCGGTCAACCTTGACATAATCGGGCTGGAGGCTGGACATTAGTTCAACGGTGGAATAGCCAGCGCCCACATCATCCAGCGCAACCCGCATCCCCTGCTGGCGGTATTCGGCGAAGATGGCGCGCAGATGCGGAATATCGCTGATCTGCTCCGTCTCCACAACCTCAAATACATAATCCTCCGGATTCTGGTCTAGCCTCCGTATCGCCTCAAAAGTATGCGTAAGACAATACTTGGGATTATAAATAGAAGAGGGCAGGAAGTTAATGAACCGCTTGATGCCTTTGGGCAACAGCTTACTGCCGGTCTCTATCGCCGAGATCCGGGCGGCCCGGTCAAGGAAGGAGTGAAACCCTGTCCGCCGGGCAATCTCAAACAGCTCATAGGGCTGAAAATAACTGCCCTGGGGCAGCGGGCGCAGCAGGAATTCAAAGCCGACAATCTCCTCGCTGAAATTCACAATCGGCTGCATATGGCTGCAAAAATCATGGCTCATAATGATGGACACCAGATTCTCATTGGCGAAGCGGACCTTCAGCTGCTCAAAGGTCAGCCACCGGTCTGGGGCCGCAGAGGCACCTTTACTCTTAACGCATACGGTTAAGGAATCCGCTACGTCCTTAGCCGCCACCAGCATTTCTATAAGCTTCAACAGCTCTTCTTTACAATGATATGGAATGATACAAGTCTTGCTTGTCTGATAACCTTCATAACCGGCATTTCGGATGGTCGCAGCCAGCGGAGCTGAGCAGGGGCGGAGCTTCAGCTCCCCTTGATCCTCAATCGGGTCAATGTCAGCACAATCAACACAGTTCATGGCAATCCCTCCGCCTCATGATGTCGATAACCTGAGGTCATTATAGCATGATTCCTCCGGCACAAGGCACAATGCGGAAAGCCGCAGCAGAAAGAGCCCCTTATGAACCTTGAAGGTTCCTAAGAGGCCCGGATTGCCGGACTATATACTTAAGACTGCCATACCCCATGCCCGCCGTTCTTGCCCATATATTCAATCCGTGAAGGTGACAGCTCAAGAATGACATAATCGGGATCATCCGGCCCCTTGAACCATTTCTCCAGGGACTCATTCCATACCTTAGAGCGCAAGCTGTCGTCCTTCGTTACAGCAACCGTTGCTTCGATCTCCAGTACATCCTTGCCGCCGCCCTGTTCATAGCCGAGCAAGAGACAAGCATTCGGATTATCCTGAAGCTCTTCTACCTTATGAGTCTTGCGGTTAGTTGCCAGATAGATGGACAGCCCGTCATGAAATACTGCCATATAACGCACTTTAGGCTTGTTACCGGCCTCAATCGTGCCGAAGGAACCGAACCTGTTGTCGTCCAGCACCTGTATGATTGTTTTCTCCAGCTCTTTGTTGTCCATTGACGTCACAGCTCCCTTCAAATTCATGTGAATATTAAGTTTATATTCACGTCCACGGTTTGGATTTATGATTAACCTGTGCCTAATATAGTGTACCCTTCCCGTTCATTCTGAATCCCGCCATCTGTTCATAAATTGATTAATAAGGAGTCTTATCCTTGAAAAAACTAATCTGGACCGGCTGGTCCATGGATCATCTGCAGATCGCCCAGACCTCGGGACTTTTGGCCGCTTGTGCCGCGCTGTTATTCGTGCTGAGCGTGACCGCTTGGAGAATAGGGTAAATGTAAACTACAAGGTCCATATTCTGTGAATAAGGATGGAACCCACACATGGCTGAACTGCATTCTGAGCCCACTTTGCATACCGCCTTACTGCAATTCATTTTCCCCTTTTCAATTAAGGCGGAAGTCGATCAAGAGCTGATTGAGAGCCTTCAGGAGGATGGATTTACGCGTTTTTTTCTGGAGAACAAGGAACTGGAACATGCCTATTACGGGGAGAATCACTGTGTATCCCATGAGAAAATGGAGCGCAGCTATCTTCCGTTTGCCGCCCATGTCCTGTTTCCGCGTGAGAAGGACAGGGATTCCTTCCGCCGCTTTTCCCGGGCTAACGATCTGCTGTGCGGGCTGCAAATGCCCTTCCAGACGGTTCCCTTCCGCGTGCTGTCGACCGATGTGTTCCTCTGCCCGTTCGAGCTGGGCTTCCTGACGGTAAGAGTCGCTATTGAGGAGGAGAATCTCCCCTTCAGCATGGTGCTGGAATTCGCCGACCGCTTCCGCAATCTGGAGGATGTAAGTGTTCAGGATGAGCATACTTTCATTCATTGTCATCAGAAGTCTTTTGCCCGGGTGGAGGATTTCGTGTTCAGGCATCTGGCAGCCGGGCTTGAGCCGTATCTCGATCCTGCGGAGACGAACGGCAATTATTTCGAGACCCTGCCCTTCTTCGTCGATGAACGGATGCTGGTGCAGGCCTTCTACGGCGTTAATCTCCCGGAGGACGAGGAAGAGATCAGTGTCGAGCTGCTCTACCGGGCCTCCCAGGTGGACGGTCTGAACATCGACGGCAGCCCCTATATGAGTGCGAGTGATCCGGACTATATCAAGCAGTACACCCGGGAGCACTGCTATAGCCGCTGGGGGCCGGACACCTACTACATGACCAATGAGCAGACCTTCTGCTGCGTGAGCCGGGCGAGGCCGGAGATTGCCGCAGGCTTGATCAGCCAGATGTACGGCGAGTATTATTACGGAATGCTGCTGAGTATTTTCCACAAAATCGTGCTGCTGAAGCTCGCCAACCTCCACTCCCGGCTGCGCATCAACCACGATAACGACGAGATTGAGAATCTGATCTTCCTGATCAACAAATTCTCGGCCAAATTCTACTTCCTGGAGCTGATTTCGCAGTCGCAGGGACGTGAGATTTTTTTTCAGCTGCGTAAGGTGTATGGCAATGATGCCCTGTTCGATGAGGTGAAAATGACGCTGAATGACCTGTTCCAGTATCAGGACAAATTCCAGGCCAAACGGCGGGATACGCTCCTGATGGTGCTCACCGTGTTCACGGTCATCAGCGGGATTTACGGGATGAATCAGGTGATCGAGGATCTGAAGGGACAGATTGACTGGAGCAAAATGCTGGAGTACTCCGCGTTCGAGTATC
The window above is part of the Paenibacillus sp. FSL H8-0048 genome. Proteins encoded here:
- a CDS encoding heavy metal translocating P-type ATPase, with the protein product MSTVEDNVKRKWVLDGLDCANCAMKIENKVKKIEGVSSCSVNFATKTMTLETTAAAADEIAQQAEQTVTKLEPHVKPRAVQASRAVKKSLSAEGAAQVRSTAVQGQGHVHNHPEPHGHEHARGEGHSHEHGHQHSHAAEHSHSHEDSHGHGHSHEHGEGDTRRILMRLGGGAILAAAGMFLPVSGITELLIFLAAYLIVGGEVVFSAARNIVRGQVFDENFLMALATIGAFAIGEYPEGVAVMLFYQVGELFQGMAVNRSRRSITALMDIRPEFAYLKEGNNLRKVSPEEVRVGDSIVVKPGEKVPLDGIILEGSAMMDTSALTGESVPRSTQPGSQVLSGFINRNGVITIEVTKDFGESAVSQILELVQNATNNKAKTENFITKFARAYTPVVVITALLLAVVPPLVLSGATFSDWIYRALVFLVISCPCALVVSIPLGFFGGIGAASKNGILVKGSNYLEALNDVKVVVFDKTGTLTKGQFTVTGNVPAEGFTRQELLRVAAYAESHSSHPIAESIRAAYGEAIPGEAISDYNEISGHGIAVTVEGKAVLAGNARLMEREGIASVTPQEYGTIVHIAVDKRYAGYLVIADEVKDDSLKAIQALNALGIHKTVMLTGDAAPVAESVGRQLGIQEIHAELLPGDKVAAIEQLEREKGPKEKIIFVGDGINDTPVLARADVGIAMGGLGSDAAIEAADIVIMTDEPSKIASAIGIAKRTRTIVWQNIAFALGVKAVFLLLGAFGIATMWEAVFSDVGVTVLAVLNSMRALQPPKSV
- a CDS encoding sensor histidine kinase: MKGAGRFQLLHRSLLFRYLLIIVAALLFVPVVIPLTIAVYSIFGGITHTSPPKAYEQYSRIDKLERMWHEEARKLLDQPPEDINRRLLALSEAYPLSRIFWVDPAGETQLVTEPSGPPLLLTGEAPAIPAQWSAAEAVAFMKDSAALKPLAIVAFIGDRAEAAEGFMVMQLPEDITKSKYTAGLDKWYTIAMLVFFLLFITSSWFFFIMIRRRLLRLQTAMVFTGQEGLPQIVPPGKPDEIGHLEEAFNTMVTELKAGRAREAEEEALRKRLVADLSHDLRTPLTVIRSHLHVLGKEPLSPHGQSSLKLMDQRIESLGILIENLLSYNLLNSGRITLHLERRDVLRLVRESAAAWYPVWEREGYRIDIDLEGAPLYWEIDDSWFRRVLDNLFQNILRHARSGLYVGILTEIRDGNRVIIISDHGGGLAQSTDSAGAGLGLSIVDLLLKRMDLEWSMESIAKGTEVVIWKRNA
- a CDS encoding ABC transporter ATP-binding protein encodes the protein MKDTVIETRNLLKEYRGRAAVKNLNLNITKGEIYGFLGPNGAGKTTTIRMLLGLIKPTSGSIEIFGKELRANRMQILRKVGSLVESPSYYGHLSAWDNLEAIRRILAVPKVRIAEVLEIVSLTGEETRPVKGFSLGMKQRLGIAAALLGSPELLILDEPTNGLDPSGIQEIRSLIKRLPEEQGITVLVSSHLLSEIEQMAGTVGIIREGQMVYQDTIAHLQQQAAGHLRLALSEPETALMTAVRRGCGGELQEGRLVLPRMSDARVSLLVKELVEEGHAIYRVEEHRQSLEEFFLQVVGGGEL
- a CDS encoding ABC transporter permease, which gives rise to MMWRALSADWLKIRGKGIWFLAFLGPLGLIAMQGLNFGLRYDYLRGQYREDLWGGLLSEVIPFVPIALYLGGTLICSLIANVEHQTSAWKQLLALPVSRTAVFIAKLLLCLLLLIVSCLLLSAGTVILGLLLGFGTQQIPLADVLRMGFAAYAAAMPIIALQLWLSLTSRNQTLPVSVGLTLSLVSPFGSYFTQWFPLSWPEFAWSDPRPWLFSGAGLLLGFLVILPGAVHFARKDVD
- a CDS encoding cation diffusion facilitator family transporter, with translation MNNSNINSHTHSHTGTHAHSHSDGHSHSHSHSHAPDNKKGLLIALIITGGIMFLEFFGGLFTGSLALLSDSGHMLSDTASLALSLVAMIIAVKPASSKNSYGFHRFEIMAALFNGVTLFVIAGFIMYEAFQRFSAPPAVASGTMMLIASVGLLANLVSAWSLMRKSGAKDNINIRSAYLHVISDALGSVGALAAGLIMNLFSWYVADPIISVLVALLILRSAWGVIKQAFHILMEGAPLSVNAEDVEKALLGIEGVQDVHDLHIWTITSGMDALSGHLLIRDGVNTEQVLQQALQLVEEHFGIRHTTLQLENSVVKHGQLPV
- a CDS encoding ABC transporter permease, with the translated sequence MRTFLRMISAECLKIAGFRTWLLILLSPLVSLPIGELSDMPGNQTITWQVLLSTMSTLHALLFLPVLSGLFAALICRNEHSDGGWKQLLALPVTRTSVYFAKYVLIIGLLGAVQLLFVGGVLGIGWYRGAEGGVPWGLLLSSLFGGWFACLPLAALQLAVSQGWSSFGAPLALNVCFTIPNILIANSATYGPYYPWVQPMLAMSPFGEERFGAFNLPLESLMIVVSGSLLLFLGAGLIAFWRKAV
- a CDS encoding IS256 family transposase — protein: MSILPESSLNNLFEKLVKDFVKDNMERLLRAEIQGFMDSEEAGASNSRNGYYTRDLHTKYGHIEDLQVPRDRQSLFQTQMFEPYQRRDGWLEEAVIQMYKSGMGTRDVARFIESMFGSHYSPTTVSNITATVLDDIHQWQKRPLSKRYSVIYLDGLYVKLKRGTVRGEVVYFAMGIDEEGQRQILGFYVGGQESSNGWREVLKDLYDRGAQEVLLGVFDGLPGLDAAFKETYPQADVQHCVVHKVRATFPKIRMEHKTDVLEALKTVYTAPDEVVARANFDTVKAKWNKLYPKEMRSWEEQLSTLLTFYKYPESIRKAIYTSNPIERMNKEIRKRLKPMNSLTNMDAAEKIVYLEMLEYNERHAGRVAQGFGMDAVKKKLKELFETRYPSLPTPEET
- a CDS encoding ArsR/SmtB family transcription factor — its product is MEPAALEECDNTCNGSELEPESMALILPDRETTDKMAEMFKALGDPTRVRLIYALSQQELCVHDLSSILDMGQSAVSHQLRYLRNLRIVKRRKEGKTVYYSLNDAHVEQIFLQTHEHIRHE